The Harmonia axyridis chromosome 3, icHarAxyr1.1, whole genome shotgun sequence nucleotide sequence GTCGATATAAGTGGAAAGAGAATTTTTATGAGGTAAGTATTAAAATAAGCAATTCTATTACATTGATGGAAGTCCATATATATCTCCAATTGAAGCTATTTTTTAGAGTCGATTTCAATGTACCTCTGAAAGACGGTGTTATAACGAACAATCAAAGAATAGTCGCTGCCTTGGATACCATCAAATATGCTATAGAAAAAGGTGCTAAAAGTGTAGTACTAGGCTCCCATTTAGGAAGGCCTGATGGTTCTGCAATTCCAAAGTATTCCATGCAACCAGTGGCCGATGAATTGAAGAAATTACTCAACAAGTTCGTATTTATAAAATCAATCGGGTATATACTTATTTAGAATAATATTTCTAGGGATGTTACTTTCTTGAAAGATTGTGTTGGTCCTGAAGTTGAAAGTGCTTGTGCTAATCCTGTTGCGGGTTCTGTAATTCTGTTAGAAAATCTTCGTTATCATGTTGAAGAAGAAGGAAAGGGTGTAGATTcagctggaaaaaaaattaaagctgATCCTGCCAAAGTGAAGGCTTTTAGAGAAAGTTTAAGAAAATTAGGAGACATCTATGTAAATGATGCATTTGGTACTGCACATCGTGCTCATTCTTCGATGATGGGTGAAGGTATGTTTCAAACAATGTCTCTTAATCAATTACTTTTAACAAATATATTTAGGCTATGAACAGAGGTGTGCTGGTTTTCTACTAAAGAAAGAGTTAACTTATTTCGCAAAGGCTTTAACAAACCCTGAGAGGTGAGTTTCTTTACagttatgaaatatttctttgtgGATTCAGTACTATACGTAAAAGTTGAAATGACCATATTACATGTCCAcagacaaaattaaaaattccatcaataagATTGTGGTTACTTCATCTTTCATGATGgttaattgatattttatttttatttgaatttctatTATAGACCGTTCTTGGCCATTCTTGGTGGTGCAAAAGTGGCAGATAAAATTCAGctcattgaaaatttattagACAAAGTGAATGAGATGATTATTGGAGGAGGTATGGCTTATACATTCCTTAAAGTTACGGAAAATATGAAAGTAAGTCTATTTTTTGTTcctatttccttcaattttcaattgattaaaaaaaaattggtagtgACCAAAATATGCTAGTAGTTTAgtggtagaatacattttattgaAGCCACCAAcaaatatttcttcttgatCAGTAGTATGTCGGTAATGGATGTTCATTACTATGAGCGATTTCAAGCGAATAACGTTGTTATCGTTGGTAATTACCAAAAATAACCAACTGCATTCAAGCGCTTTTGGTCATTGTTATGTCACTTGACTTCATGAACTAGCTCTTTAACATTACCGATTTGGACCGGATTACCAAAGGTAACCAAACTCGAGAGCAGGGTTAAACTTCTGGTATTTAAGGAAGTTAGGttaaatttcatcgaaataagGCTTGATGAATTCCATACTCAAAAATATGCAATCCTACAAAATTCTCTTTTGATGGCGGGTTTTGTTTTATTAAAACAGACTATTCATACAGAaggatattaaaataaaaattggttGAGTTTGTTTTGATTACAGTATCCTGACCTACATTAACAAAAATTTGGTCATTCGAGGTTATTCCTAAAGGGCTAAAACCAAGAGCAAGACCCACAATAACCACAGTTATTAATGGTTATTCACTTGAAATCCTTTTATATCATATACTTTTAGATCTTCGAATTAATTGATTGGCTTCTAGAGCCAGTGCATATAGCAATTGCAgtacatatttggaaaaaaaaacattggacAAAGAGTTATGAAGAAAcacttttaatttcatttttaagaATTTACACCATTCAAAACATTAATTGgacaattaatataaatataataaattgattTTACTCATGAAAATGTTACGCAAtccatttttaataatttggGAGCGATAAGATGTGAATCCATTATTATTTAGAAAAAGTCATTCCTAGTTTTACTCatgttgaatcatttttaaatatttatttcctcCATTTTTGCTGCagtaagtaatttatttttaaatgattATCTTTAGTAGGGCTATCGCAAATGATAATAGCATTGAATTAACATACTTGAATTTATTGACATTACACTTGTATATTTactattataaataattttcttgaTACTTGCAAGAGAAATTCATTGATGTCATGCAAAAGTACACAAAGGCATAAAAAATaagataaaaatatttcaaaatattagaaTATCTGTCATCTTTCAGCATAATGATAGTTCTTTTGTGATCTAAGCTTGTGGTTTCTTTTTTCGTTTTGTTctttaaagatatttttttgttagatataGATATAAGTTGCACTTCAGAAAACAccaatttcacttttttgtaaTCTTGCTCTTTGTTTTTTTGCATTTCTGGTATTGATTGGTATATGGCTTTTGATTCCCTCAGGATATCTTCGGTGTTTTCCATTGTAGTTCGTTTTTTCTGTTCATCGTTTCGATGATACAGTCCTTCTTTAATGTCGTCAATTGAAGAATCAAGGTCTgttcgtttttcttcaataccttTATGGAATAGGAGATCCGAGAAGCTCGAAGTTGGGGTTTGGACGATTGAATGTTCTACAAGTAAAAAAATTAACTCAGTGACCTTTGACACTGTTCGATGTAGTTGAGTATTATAATACATAATAAATTCTATTCCTCCAATTACCTGAAATAGCTTTTGTGTTCTTCCTGAACCGAAGTTTGGTAGATCCTGCAATAGAACTGTGAAAGCTGCatcttttctcagggttccacaTTAACTGAACGTCCTTCATTGTAGTCTGATTGAAAGTCTCTTTCACCTTAGAAAGGCCCTCTAGGAAATCCAGGAGTTTTCTGAAGTTTGGGGAGGTATCTTCTATCGGAAGCAATTGGTGACGTTTCTCAAAGAGTCTGCCAGCCTTTAGATTCTTCAGAGCCTTCATGAAGGGCGTTAGATCGTGGGAGATATCTCCTTTTAAGGAGCATGCAGAGCATTGAAATTCCATTGGTTGAGATCTGTAATATCACCAAGGATAAGTTTTTGTTTTTAAACTAAGTTTGGTGATTCAAGGTTCCAAAAAATTACTTACAATTCAATCTTTCTCCAAGTGTAGCTCTCTGAACCGCTAAAACTGGTAATACTTCTTTCTGCGCAGCCGTTGGCGAATTCCGAAATTTCCGTTGTTGCAGCGCTCAGTGCTTCAGCACTTGCGTTCAATATACTCTCGAACGGCGCTTGATGGACGCTCACTATGGACGAAACGGTAGTGCTCATCAGGTCTGCCGTGGTTTTGGGTTTATGTATGGTAGTGATAACTGGTAGTTTGGCACCAGCCAGGATCGCTTGAAGAAGGTGTATTTCAATTAGGATAAGTTTTGCGATGGGTTTCAATAAGTTACCTGGTAGCGCCGACGTTATCTTGGGATTAGGCAGCATGTTACCATCGTCAACGTTTATTCGTTCTGTCATATCGATTATTAATCTTGTTTTTGTCTTGACCACGTCGGCGAATTTACCAAAGGCTTCCTTCGACATCTTCCTCAAGACCCTCTTGGTTTTTTGGCTCAGACTGGTGAAGGATGTTTTTGGAGTAGGACATCTCAAAATTGGACACAGGGGAATATCTCCCTCTTCACTTGCTATATGAGATGGGTAAAGTTCCAAATCTCTGAGGGAAAAGTATCGATTACAGTTAAACTCGTTTAAAAAAGGTAACATGCAAAAGAGCCAGGAAAAATACCAACTTTCTCTTCAACTCCTGTTCGGTTTTAATTTGATCTTTCAATTGGCAGTTATgtgtttcttcatttttatttccgTTTCCCTCGTTTATCTTGAACAGTTCTAGTTCTTCTGGTATGTCGAAACTTCTTTCTTCTTCTACAGTACTTGGTCTGCTGTGGAACTTCATTATTCTTGATATAGATCGTTTTTTGGGAGGTTTAGGCATCTTGAAACTGACAGCTGGAGTTATGAGGGCCTTCGTCGTactagaaataataaatttgtcTATTCATCATTTTGAGTTAAAAACTACTCTACCAACCTTTCTTCCTCTGGTTCTTGCTTTGGTCTAACAATATCGCTTTTTGATGAGATCTTTCGAACGTTAGAACTTTCTGTGTCATCgacatttttgttttgtttagtaTTTTGTTCATTTATCATCTTTAGTACTTTATTGATTTCTTTTTCCATCTTATCTATTGTCTTTTTCTTATAGATATGGTCATTTGTTGACAATACGTCCACCATTTTCTCTTCGATAATATTTATAGCTTTTTGAATGTTGCCTTGGAGCTTGGTGTTGCGGTTTCTTAGCATGTGGAGATGATCAACCATTACTTTCTGACTTGGACTCAACGGACGACATCTGTGTATTGGCGTTGAAGGTGTGGAGTTTATATTTATAAACTTAGGgtttttatgttgtttttgtTCCGTCAAATCCATGTCGTAGAAAACTTTCATAGGATTAATTTCGAATCGGAGTTTCTTCTCCTTGTTGACCAGCGTTTGCATCTGCGGTTGCTCTTTGGTTTCTTGCATCGATCTTTGCCTTGGGGAGATCCTTCCGGTAGAAGAAGTCTTAGATAGATTTTGAATATTGTTCCTTTCGATATATCGCATGCCGATTGGCGATTTTGGCAACAGTGGGGTTTTTGGTGTTCTTGGACGTCTGGATGCCGGTTTCCAAGGATTCGGATTACTTAATTTCTTGCTCTGACATTGGAAACCTAAAAGAGATAGTTGATGAAAAGACGTTGGATACTGAAATTTTCTTCACCTGTATTATCGCTTTCCGTCGATTTTTCTAGGCTTTCTGATCTCCTGTATCTATTTTTTCTAGAAGAAAACTTAGAAAAATTTTCCTGGGTTTCGCCATCGATGATTTCCCGACTCTTTCGAGTGAGACTCACGTCGACGTGGCGAGTTTTTGTATTCTGAGGAAGATTGACGAATTTATTTGGATTCTGCCTTGATCCGAAGTTAGGAGTTTTGGGTGTACCTGtgttaatttggtgataatatCAACGGAAAATCTTGGGAAATCGTCCAACTTACCGACGCGCCTTCTACCGGCCGTTTTCTTCTTGGATTTCCTGTCGCCTGCAGTGGAAGGCCTTACATTTTCAACGGTGGATACCTCGAGTTCGTCGGTTTCCGACAAAGAGGTGATGTTTATAGGAGATCGTTCTAGATCCACAACTTCCTCTAATATTTTGTTCTCTGAATAATGTTTGAGCGGGTCGAAATCATAGAATACCTTCACTGGAAGAACAGTTATGTTTTGGAAGACCTTATTTTCCGGATCGTGTATGTACGGAAACAACTTGGCAGCTGTCGATCTTCTTCCTGTTGCCCTAAGGTAAAGTTCTGGCACCTTCAGAACCTTTTGCATTTGGTCAACACCTTTGAATACACACGTCTTCGGTGCCGTGGTCTTGGCCACGATATTTACGATTGGAACATGTTGGTTGAAGAAGGTCTTTTTGACCAAGTTCTCTTCGATCCTCTGGTGAACTGCTGATTTGGAATCTTGTGCTAGCACCTTTCTCGAATTCTTTCTCAGGCTTCGTTTAGACTTAGTCTCCTTTTGCTTGACAAGATTTTTATCGCTCGACTGTGATTTCGTCGAACTCTTTTTCGACTTGATTTCTCCGATGTTCTGAATTAACAGCTGGGTAGCGGCTTTGGGCGTCAAGTTCTGAAGTTCGTTGGTTTTCGTTGACGTGACAGAGTCATCATCTCCGGATTTTTTGGCACTTCTGATTTTTCTCGTTGATTTTTTGTCGTTTTTCTGTAACATAAGCTTAGGTGGTTCttgttttttattatgttgCTCACTTACCGATTTGAATCGGCAGAATTTGCAGTCGTTTTGCGTGCAGCTCAGCTTAGGTGCCACGAGTTCCATCAAGGTTCCGTCAGCATCTCCCTTATGTCCTCCGCATGCAAGTTTGTACAATAGGCTGCCCTGCAAACTTTCTGGTATATTCCTTTCGTCGTTTCTGGGGTATTCGGCGTTGAAAGGGGCCAAATCTTTGAGGGTTAAGTCGTCTAGTATGTCGCAATGGTGCAGTCGGGGCCTTTGAGAGTGCCCTCCGGCCGCCGATGGAGGTCTCAGCTGGATCCAACGTCTTGGGGTGTTAGGTCTTCTACCTAAAGGCGTGCCACTGCGCACTAAAATGCTGTAGTTGGAGGCTAGAAAAGTGAATTTCATAATCAGTATAGTGTGAAGCCACTATATTAAAAAACTTACCCTTCTTTCCTTCCTTAGAGGTCACTTCTCCGCATTTACATTTCGGTATCATAGGACCTTTGTGCAATGATTGGCAGTACATCTCCATTCTCTTCCTATTAAATATTCTGCTGTTCCTCCTCAGTTTGAAGTCTTTTGGGGAAAACCATAAACTGTTGATGAACTTCTTCTCGGGATCCTGCAAAACTCGACGTTAGAACCGTTCGAAAACTGGGAACGACGCAACCTTCTTCTCCTTGGACCTGTCGTACGCTGGTGGTACTGAGGCGGTCACCACTCTGAATGGATAGCGTTTCCTCAAGCAAGTCTTCATTTGACACCTCAAATTGTGGTCCTGCCTTTCAGCCTGTTTGATCAAAGCCTTTCCTGAAACAACAGAGTTAGTGTTTAGAAGTGAAATTTTGTGCTACTGTTACTCCTAGTTTTGTTCATCAGATTGAGAAAGCCGTCGAAGCTGTCAGTCTGTCTTATTTGAAACTCCATGCGCTCGTGAAGGTCTGACACTGCCTTCTTACGGTGGACTTCGGGTACTATTGACCTCAAGTCAGGGTCTTGGATGGGTGTATGGATTCTTACTGAGCGGGGTCTTTTTGGTCTACCAACAAGGCTTCGGATTAAGGTAGAATTGAAGTATCCATTCATGATCTGAAAAAGGACCATTGAAAATCGAAAAGATTGAGTTTGTGGCTTACATTTTGTAGGCTGACGTCTTCCACCACTACTAGATCGCCTATGAGTTTCTTGCACTGTATGGAAACCTGCTTCATGGGATCAATGGGTTTGACTTCCTCAGCTTTTGGAATCTCCTTGGCCCAGAACATGCTGTCTTCTAGGCTTGAGACGCTGGAATAACTTGAATCCTCACTGAAATTGCTCTCCAACTTCTTTATCTCTTTTATATCTTTTGGGCCTATAGGGAGGATTTCTATGGTAGGTTGGACAAGTTTCTTCGATTTTCTCTTTAATTTTggttttattttgttcttgGGGGTGTCACCCGTGGAGTCTTCAGCGCTCTCTTTCTTGTCAATGTCTATGTAGTTTGCGTTATCGATTTCTTTTTCAGGTTGAAGGTGTTCTACTTCTTTCAGTTGAGATTTAGGTGTTTTTACTGATGAAAGTGTGGAATATAGAATCACATAATTTAATTAGAAATCTTTTTACCTTTTTCCTTGTTGATCGGTTTTGCCGATTTTTTATccttaattttctttttttgttgctTCCTGAGGGACCTTTCTTGTCTACGGTTGGCATCAAAGTCCCCAAGTTCACTTTCCGAAACTGCTGGCTCGGCTACATGTTTCTTAGTATTATCGCAAAtgttttcttctttattatctttgGAGTCACCCTTGAGCGTTACCGTTATTTGCAGAGTTTCGTCATCCAGCTGTTCTGTGTCCACTTCTTGTATGTTTGGGACAAAATCCCTAGATTTTCTGAAAGAACTGAAAATCAAAAACGGTTATTATTCtctataatatttctgaaaatttggtTGCTTACTTTTTGATCTCTTTTTCCCCAGGTAGAGAAATTGTGATGATCTGTTCATTTTCTTCACAGTCATGGATGTTTTCTATTCTCGTGGGGACTAGTGCTTCCATCACTGCATAGTTTGGTTTTTCTTTTCCCACATCTTGTTTTAATTTACTGTTTCCTGTTTTATCGGAGGCGTTTTGATCTACTTCCTTTTCTTCAGTTGTTTTCACTGACAAATCAACGTTGCTACTAGATATTGTAGGAGGATTTTTCAGGAACTTACAATCGAAACTCATAGGATCCAGCTTATTCCAACTGGAATCGTTGAATATTTCCTCGTGTAGCTGATCGAAGGAGTTCTTCTTCGAAACGTCCTGATCTCTTTCTTCAGCTGAAAGAGATTTCCTAATCGTTGTACTCGTTTGG carries:
- the LOC123675253 gene encoding phosphoglycerate kinase 1 — protein: MALNKLSIDKVDISGKRIFMRVDFNVPLKDGVITNNQRIVAALDTIKYAIEKGAKSVVLGSHLGRPDGSAIPKYSMQPVADELKKLLNKDVTFLKDCVGPEVESACANPVAGSVILLENLRYHVEEEGKGVDSAGKKIKADPAKVKAFRESLRKLGDIYVNDAFGTAHRAHSSMMGEGYEQRCAGFLLKKELTYFAKALTNPERPFLAILGGAKVADKIQLIENLLDKVNEMIIGGGMAYTFLKVTENMKYPDLH
- the LOC123675254 gene encoding uncharacterized protein LOC123675254 translates to MPLYSYIPYLDPDIDEKEKKTFSGHIIDTDDELDSPNMENISTKSPLKTTVESFKRKVNENLKNFNCRMSDLLQDGLGCVDNICKQVKGSIRDDTKTIRTGNYMEKCATGDILHCSDEKKYNSSVTGLSQDAIFIMNYEKIKEFHRNTENSIFTVQSVLENPDTKDDNLPPLSKRMKPRSRPTSKSLKVKKSDPKCSTPRLTSRSFNETVKTSEGKKSSEKIKVPKTKTKKRTVVAEDEKTEPACAKKRLGQIERDYQKVVENLGMVERMMACVNERIMNQKNKGDRNSMETVGSVEKHCDQPKSKNKLQKSYEQKAKAAKQASNGEFTSTNESEGADSSAKIKGDKKIVDRTSPKETKDVPRRTKKDAKEVSQIEEKSDCKKNLEKCVDEELIKQFKQVEDLNKKAINNTRSKAEQQRALNPLSRIKINDSLSDIDALIDNAVMELGNLVSSDFDISQGSSDASFKLTSEEGAQTLHDEFKLVTSSTTSLDSENALFGEESDKFEISKSFQELKESYVKKIKQETSEKKKKPTKTKAEERDQDVSKKNSFDQLHEEIFNDSSWNKLDPMSFDLKTTEEKEVDQNASDKTGNSKLKQDVGKEKPNYAVMEALVPTRIENIHDCEENEQIITISLPGEKEIKNSFRKSRDFVPNIQEVDTEQLDDETLQITVTLKGDSKDNKEENICDNTKKHVAEPAVSESELGDFDANRRQERSLRKQQKKKIKDKKSAKPINKEKVKTPKSQLKEVEHLQPEKEIDNANYIDIDKKESAEDSTGDTPKNKIKPKLKRKSKKLVQPTIEILPIGPKDIKEIKKLESNFSEDSSYSSVSSLEDSMFWAKEIPKAEEVKPIDPMKQVSIQCKKLIGDLVVVEDVSLQNIMNGYFNSTLIRSLVGRPKRPRSVRIHTPIQDPDLRSIVPEVHRKKAVSDLHERMEFQIRQTDSFDGFLNLMNKTRRKALIKQAERQDHNLRCQMKTCLRKRYPFRVVTASVPPAYDRSKEKKDPEKKFINSLWFSPKDFKLRRNSRIFNRKRMEMYCQSLHKGPMIPKCKCGEVTSKEGKKASNYSILVRSGTPLGRRPNTPRRWIQLRPPSAAGGHSQRPRLHHCDILDDLTLKDLAPFNAEYPRNDERNIPESLQGSLLYKLACGGHKGDADGTLMELVAPKLSCTQNDCKFCRFKSKNDKKSTRKIRSAKKSGDDDSVTSTKTNELQNLTPKAATQLLIQNIGEIKSKKSSTKSQSSDKNLVKQKETKSKRSLRKNSRKVLAQDSKSAVHQRIEENLVKKTFFNQHVPIVNIVAKTTAPKTCVFKGVDQMQKVLKVPELYLRATGRRSTAAKLFPYIHDPENKVFQNITVLPVKVFYDFDPLKHYSENKILEEVVDLERSPINITSLSETDELEVSTVENVRPSTAGDRKSKKKTAGRRRVGTPKTPNFGSRQNPNKFVNLPQNTKTRHVDVSLTRKSREIIDGETQENFSKFSSRKNRYRRSESLEKSTESDNTGFQCQSKKLSNPNPWKPASRRPRTPKTPLLPKSPIGMRYIERNNIQNLSKTSSTGRISPRQRSMQETKEQPQMQTLVNKEKKLRFEINPMKVFYDMDLTEQKQHKNPKFININSTPSTPIHRCRPLSPSQKVMVDHLHMLRNRNTKLQGNIQKAINIIEEKMVDVLSTNDHIYKKKTIDKMEKEINKVLKMINEQNTKQNKNVDDTESSNVRKISSKSDIVRPKQEPEEESTTKALITPAVSFKMPKPPKKRSISRIMKFHSRPSTVEEERSFDIPEELELFKINEGNGNKNEETHNCQLKDQIKTEQELKRKDLELYPSHIASEEGDIPLCPILRCPTPKTSFTSLSQKTKRVLRKMSKEAFGKFADVVKTKTRLIIDMTERINVDDGNMLPNPKITSALPAILAGAKLPVITTIHKPKTTADLMSTTVSSIVSVHQAPFESILNASAEALSAATTEISEFANGCAERSITSFSGSESYTWRKIELSQPMEFQCSACSLKGDISHDLTPFMKALKNLKAGRLFEKRHQLLPIEDTSPNFRKLLDFLEGLSKVKETFNQTTMKDVQLMWNPEKRCSFHSSIAGSTKLRFRKNTKAISEHSIVQTPTSSFSDLLFHKGIEEKRTDLDSSIDDIKEGLYHRNDEQKKRTTMENTEDILRESKAIYQSIPEMQKNKEQDYKKVKLVFSEVQLISISNKKISLKNKTKKETTSLDHKRTIIMLKDDRYSNILKYFYLIFYAFVYFCMTSMNFSCKYQENYL